Proteins encoded together in one Equus asinus isolate D_3611 breed Donkey chromosome 12, EquAss-T2T_v2, whole genome shotgun sequence window:
- the KCNV1 gene encoding potassium voltage-gated channel subfamily V member 1, whose amino-acid sequence MELPPRGRAPPDSPLDSCSLTSLESSVFCSEGEGEPLALGDCFTVNVGGSRFVLSQQALSCFPHTRLGKLAVVVASCRRRGALAAVPSPLEFCDDANPVDNEYFFDRSSQAFRYVLHYYRTGRLHVMEQLCALSFLQEIQYWGIDELSIDSCCRDRYFRRKELSETLDFKKDTEDQESQHESEQDFSQGPCPTVRQKLWNILEKPGSSTAARIFGVISIIFVVVSIVNMALMSAELSWLDLQLLEILEYVCISWFTGEFVLRFLCVRDRCRFLRKVPNIIDLLAILPFYITLLVESLSGSQTTQELENVGRIVQVLRLLRALRMLKLGRHSTGLRSLGMTITQCYEEVGLLLLFLSVGISIFSTVEYFAEQSIPDTTFTSVPCAWWWATTSMTTVGYGDIRPDTTTGKIVAFMCILSGILVLALPIAIINDRFSACYFTLKLKEAAVRQREALKKLTKNIATDSYISVNLRDVYARSIMEMLRLKGRERASTRSSGGDDFWF is encoded by the exons ATGGAGCTACCTCCCCGCGGCCGGGCTCCGCCCGACTCGCCGCTGGACAGCTGCTCCCTGACCTCGCTGGAATCCAGCGTCTTCTGCAGCGAGGGCGAAGGGGAGCCCCTGGCGCTCGGGGACTGCTTCACGGTCAACGTGGGCGGCAGCCGCTTTGTGCTCTCGCAGCAGGCGCTGTCTTGCTTCCCGCACACGCGCCTTGGCAAGCTGGCCGTGGTGGTGGCCTCTTGCCGGCGCCGCGGGGCTCTAGCCGCCGTGCCCAGCCCCTTGGAGTTCTGCGACGACGCCAATCCCGTGGACAACGAGTACTTCTTCGACCGCAGCTCTCAAGCGTTCCGCTACGTCCTGCACTACTACCGCACCGGCCGCCTGCATGTCATGGAGCAGCTGTGTGCGCTCTCCTTCCTGCAGGAGATCCAGTACTGGGGCATCGATGAGCTCAGCATCGACTCCTGCTGCAGGGACAG ATACTTCAGAAGAAAGGAGCTGAGTGAAACTTTAGACTTTAAGAAGGACACAGAAGACCAGGAAAGTCAACATGAGAGTGAACAGGACTTCTCACAAGGACCTTGTCCCACTGTCCGCCAGAAGCTCTGGAACATCCTGGAGAAACCTGGGTCTTCCACAGCTGCCCGAATCTTTGGAGTCATCTCCATCATCTTCGTGGTAGTGTCCATCGTCAACATGGCCCTGATGTCAGCCGAGTTAAGTTGGCTGGACCTGCAGCTGCTGGAAATCCTGGAGTACGTGTGCATTAGCTGGTTCACCGGGGAGTTTGTCCTGCGCTTCCTATGCGTGCGGGACAGGTGCCGCTTCCTGAGAAAGGTGCCAAACATCATAGACCTCCTTGCCATCTTGCCCTTCTACATCACTCTTCTGGTAGAGAGCCTGAGTGGGAGCCAGACCACACAGGAGCTGGAAAACGTGGGGCGCATCGTCCAGGTTTTGAGGCTGCTCAGGGCTCTGCGCATGCTAAAGCTGGGCAGGCATTCCACAG GATTACGCTCACTTGGGATGACAATCACTCAGTGTTATGAAGAAGTTGGCCTACTGCTTCTGTTTCTGTCTGTGggaatttctatattttctactGTGGAGTACTTTGCAGAGCAAAGCATTCCTGACACAACCTTCACAAGTGTCCCTTGTGCATGGTGGTGGGCCACAACATCCATGACTACCGTGGGATATGGGGACATTAGACCAGACACCACCACAGGCAAAATCGTGGCCTTCATGTGTATATTATCGGGAATCCTTGTCTTGGCCTTGCCTATTGCTATTATTAACGACCGCTTCTCTGCTTGCTACTTCACCTTAAAGCTCAAGGAAGCAGCTGTTAGACAGCGTGAAGCTCTGAAGAAGCTTACCAAGAATATAGCCACTGACTCATATATCAGCGTTAACTTGAGAGATGTCTATGCCCGCAGTATCATGGAGATGCTTcgattaaaaggcagagaaagagcaaGTACTAGGAGCAGTGGAGGAGATGATTTCTGGTTTTGA